ATTATTTACTTAGCATGTTTACTTGATGGTTTTAGCATTGTAGTGTGGAACATCGGGAGTAAAGAGGCTATATGTGGCAGTCCTGCTTCAGCACAGAGTGCTGGTCACTGCCTCACCATCGAGTACACCAACCTGAATGATGAAATCTTTGTCTCTGCTGGAAAGTAAGTCCAATTTTATGGTAGCTATTCATGCAAGAAACAACTCTGTTTTGATCTAAAACAAAACTTTCAAAGTTTAATGATTCACATTTAATctcacattaaataaataaaaaatatataaggtaTATTATGTTGCTTTCATTTGAAAATACAACAgaaacagcaatattgtaaaatattattatattacaattaaaatccaGATTTCCTAcgttaatacatttcaaaataagtaaggatggcaaagctgaattttcataagattttagtgtcacatgatacttcagaaatcattctaatattttgatttggtgctcagttgttattatattataattaataataataataatgtatgaaaatatactgaaatctataatatatattagtgctgttaaATGAATAATTGCGATTAGTcgcaaccaaaataaaagtttttgtttatatagtatatttatctGTAGTACTGTGtaagtacacacacatgcatgcatatatttcagaatttgtcaaattagttatttttatatattaattaattatgtgaatataacataaatacattatattttataaatacaaatattttaaaaaatgtatactgtttgtgtgggtatttatatatacataataaatatacacaagacACAcgttatgcaaacaaaaacttttattttggatgtgattaatcgcgctaaattgtttgacagcactaatatacatgtgtatatatatatatatatatatatatatatatatatatatatatatatatatatatatatatatatatatatatatatatagtgtctttaaaataaagttcttATCACTTTCTGCAGAGGGTAATTTATTGtgtttaaaggatttttttttttttttgttaagtggAACTCTGCGTGTATGGGAGCTTGATTTGGCCAACAGAAAGATCCGGCCCACAGAATGCCAGACGGGACAGCTCAAGAGAATTGTCAAATGCCTAGAGGTGAGCAAGAGGCACTGACACTGCCAGTTCTGGTTCTGCTCATTTCAGACTATTTCTTATGTCTAAAACTAGTATATACTGTAGAACATAAATAAACTTAAGTGTTTTCCCTGCCTTTCAGATCCCAAACGATGATAATTATTTCTACTGTGGAACTTCAAGTGGAGATATTCTGAAAGTGAACCTGAAGACAAGGTTGCTCAACAGCTGTGGTCCTGTTAAACAAAAATTCAGCAAGGTGAGTCTCCAACTATGATTTAACAGTGAGCAGCTAAGAATGTCTTTTCTTGAAGTAGTATTTATGTCATTTACAAGATTTTTAGAAAACACACTGGTACATGTGAATGGATGTAAAAAATTGCCTTATTTATGTTTCATACAATTTAGCTCTTATTTCTTGCACTACACTGTCCAAAGAACAAGAGTTAACAAACAAGTTGAACAAAGAGTCTGAACAAAACTTTTTAACAAACCTTTTGTGTAAAATCTCATTTCACATCTCACATGCTTTTTCTCGATGTTGCAGGGAGTGAACACTCTTAAAGTCTTGAAGACTGGTGATCTTTTAGTCGGATCAGGAGATGGGGTGTTGTCTTTGTGCTCAGGAGGGAATTTCAAAACCATTAAGTGTGTAACAACCCTTGTTTCCTCTTCTTTCTTTTGCTCTTTGTATTCCTCCTtagttatttattctttctttcctcCTTCATCCCATTCAACCACTGATTATGGTTTACTGATCATTTGTAACAGGAGTGTTCAGTTAGAGGGAGGGGTGACATCAGTGACCCTGCGTGGAGACGGGCAGCAGTTCTACGTCGGGACAGAAGCTGCACAGATCTACAGTTTAGGCTACATTGACTTTAAACCAGAACTCATCGCAACTAATCATAACAGTGCTGTAAAGGACGTGGCCTTTCCATTGTGAGTGTTATACTCCCTTCTGCCACTCGAGGGAGCCATAAGCTTTGTATTGGAATCCTTAGAAAAAGCCTTGACTCTCTACATATGTGCGCAAATCCTCTTCCTTCAACTCTCTTTTAACTCTCAACAGTGGGACCTCAGAGCTGTTTGCCACCTGTTCACAGAATGATATACGAGTGTGGCATACTGACTCCTCCAAGGAGCTTCTGCGTATCATGGTGCCCAACATAACATGCAATGCTCTGGGCTTTATGAAGGATGGCAGGAGCATCTTCAGTGGTGAGTCTCATACAGGATGGTCTATTGATCTTTCTATTAGAAATGTTACTGTAAAACGTGAACTCTATGAAATGGTTTGAGGAACCATCATTAATGACAATCATCAATAATTTATGCACCAACATGTTAATTGATGAActtcaataaaatacaattgtattGCAACTTGCTTTAAATGCTAACTTTTTTCCAGCTTGGAATGATGGGAAGATTCGTGTGTTCACCCCAGAGAGTGGGAAGCTGAAGCTGATAATTCATAATGCCCACAGTATGGGGGTGACTGCCATCGCAGCGACCAATGACTGCAAGAGGATTGTCAGCGGAGGGGGAGAAGGACAGGTACAGCACATCAGACACACATCAAAAACTCGCTTTTATGAGCTGTGCTCCGGTTTGAATATAAACACTGTACATTACTGTGCATTACCCCACCCACCAAATACATAATcttacatttagaaaaaaaagcatCCAGAGTGATACAAGAAACTAGCACAACTAcgttaatgttcaaaagtttctGGGCagtaagtttttgtttgtttgtttgttttgtttagttttttagaaGTGACAATAAAGTGACACAAAAAGTGACatttaagatatttataatgttacagccACCAATTGTGCAAGTTCTCCCATTTAAAAAGATGAGAGAGGCCTGTAATTTTCATCATAGGTACACTTCAACTATGAgagacaaaatgtaaatgtaaaaaacccCCAGAAAATCACACTGtaggatttttttaatgaatttatttgcaaattaaGGTGGAAAATAAGTATTTGGCCAATAACGAAAGTTTATCTCAATACTTTGATATATACCCTTTGTTGGTCAAACATTTCCTGTAAGTCTTCACAAGGGTTTCACACACTGTTGCTGGTATTTTGGCCCATTCCTCCATGCAGATCTCCTCTAGAGCAGTGATGATTTTGGGCAACACAGACTTTAAACTCCCTCCAAAGATTGCAGAAAAACAGCCCCAAAGCATGATGTTTCCACCCTCATGCTTCACAGTAGGTATGGTGTTCTTTGGATGCAACTCGGCATTCTTTCTCCTCCAGACACGACAAGTTGAGTTTTTACCAAAAAGTTCTATTTTGGTTTCATCTGACCATTGTCCCAATCCTCTTCTGGATCATCCGAATCCTCTCTAGCAAACTTCAGACATGTACTGGCTTAAGCAGGGGGACACGTCTGGAACTGCAGGATCTGGGTCCCTTGCAGCGCAGTGTGTTACTGATGGTAGCCTTTGTCACTTTGGTCCCAGCTCTCTGCGGGTCATTCACTAGGTCCCCCTGTGTGGTTCTGAGATTTTTGCTCACCGTTCTTGTGGTCATTTTGACCCCACGGGGTGAGATCTTTTGTGGAGCCCCAGATCGAGGGAGATTTTCATTGGTCTTGTATGTCTTCCTTTTCCTAATTGCTCCCACAGTTGATTTCTTCACACCAAGCTGCTTGCCTATTGCAGATTCAATTTTGTTTCTGGTgtcctttgacagctctttggtctcGGCCATAGTGGAGTTTGGAGTGTGACTGTTTGAGGTTTTGGACAGGTGTCTTTATACTGATAACAAGTGGAGGACAGAGGAGCCTCTTAAAGAACTTGTGACAGGTCTGTGAGAGCCAGAAATCTTGCCTGTTTGTAGGTGAccaaattttcacattttcacattttccaccataatttgcaaataaaatcataaaaaatccTACAATGTGAATttctggatttattttttatttttatttttttacattttatctctCACAGTTGAAGTGTACCTATGATGACAggcctctctctctgtatatattaCAGGCCTCtctcactgtatatatatatatatatatatattgtgacgagtcagctgcctcctccctgattgtcaccggcaccccgtcctaaatcgccgcccttcaccaggctcccgactggagtgggtgtgtgagaggaggggcgctggacgagtcagggctggcggcgtgtgatggggcacacctgaaggaagtggagcctcattaccgccgctgtttaaaagcccaacgcgcctctcctcaggagaccggtctcttccccgtgcatgcacactggtgtcctcgtgggtccaggaagggtgcgttgagggactcccgcgccaccaagacgtgagctgccggacccgcgatccggatgggaaccgcacccgtatacacggccgacgggccaggatgccgggccgtccatcccctaccagcgccgcggccaacgagagagacgcggccgctaggagaagccgccgcccctcgcgccccggacctaggaggggagcgcgtgcggccgccggactccgccccttgcctggacccttccttgatgaacactgcccgacctacacaaatcccgcagcacgacgaggacaccagattccctgttattttggacactttccccctttggccacttttattccctttgttttatgatttctgttaataaaagcctctccgaggcctgacgccacgcccactgtgtctgtcttgtgctcctcccgtgacactggtggagaatgcgggcaaggcggagcctagacagcgcagttgggaaacatctggtgacgtcactccctctcgcttgcaaacgttcatgagaacccggactgggacggaggaaaactggggacagcctcccagccacacaaggggtaagtgacttttccattgtcattttaccctgtggttggttgaggctgtcactaaaacccggtttctttgtccctgttccggtgcgctgcgagagggaggaccgcctggagaggaatccccgcccactccgaccgtttggagtctggttgaggatggtagcactcccgtgtgggtggcgccctggggacggggatgtcgcttgggagggggaatgtgacgagtcagctgcctcctccctgattgtcaccggcaccccgtcctaaatcgccgcccttcaccaggctcccgactggagtgggtgtgtgagaggaggggcgctggacgagtcagggctggcggcgtgtgatggggcacacctgaaggaagtggagcctcattaccgccgctgtttaaaagcccaacgcgcctctcctcaggagaccggtctcttccccgtgcatgcacactggtgtcctcgtgggtccaggaagggtgcgttgagggactcccgcgccaccaagacgtgagctgccggacccgcgatccggatgggaaccgcacccgtatacacggccgacgggccaggatgccgggccgtccatcccctaccagcgccgcggccaacgagagagacgcggccgctaggagaagccgccgcccctcgcgccccggacctaggaggggagcgcgtgcggccgccggactccgccccttgcctggacccttccttgatgaacactgcccgacctacacaaatcccgcagcacgacgaggacaccagattccctgttattttggacactttccccctttggccacttttattccctttgttttatgatttctgttaataaaagcctctccgaggcctgacgccacgcccactgtgtctgtcttgtgctcctcccgtgacaatatatatatatatatatatatttccacaaaaatataaagcagaacAACTGCTTTtcagaatgcaaaataaatgtgttcTTTGGCGTCTTTTTGCAATAAAGGTTAGAGTCTGGGAGATATTCCAGGACTCATATCGTCTCGTCGAGATCATGAAGGAGCACAAAGCCACGGTCAACTGCATTAAGATCAAGAGTAACGACAAGGAGTGTGTGACAGCCAGCTCTGATGGAGCTTGCATCATCTGGGACCTGGTGTAAGTTTGAAGAGCATCAAATAATAGACATTTAATGTAGACCTACTGAGCGAAAGGTCTTGCCCTCAAGTTATTCCTCTGTGTCCCCTGTTGAAAAGTTAAATCAACCATCTTTAAATGAACCGAGATTTACAATCTGTTTGATGTAACCTTCTTCTTTTCGTTTCCCATCCAGGAGGTTTGTGAGGAATCAAATGGTCTTGTCCAACACCCTGTTCAGTGTTGTATGTTACCACCCTGAAGAATTCCAGATCATCACCAGCGGCACTGACAGAAAGGTACAAGACTTGACTGATCTAGACTGATGTAGGCTACTGTACTGGCATGTGTTTGAGAGAAATGGGGCCAGAAAGAGGGAGTGATGGATAGGTGCGAAAGCAGCTATACAGCATATAAATACTGTGTACAACAACAAGCTGACAGAAAGCTCTCCAAGTCTCCTGTGGATGTAGTAGGATCCGCTCATTCTACTCTGTGCCAAATAGTCCATCTGCTAGTCTTAGGGCACAGCATCAGTGTCCATTTAAAGACCGCAGTTTATTAGCATACGTGTGTGTGGCTGTGtattaaatgtacagtatgtccAGCACACAGAAATATAAGAATGGTGtggttctgttttatttttggaaagtAGCACAATTTATTTACAACAGTGGTATAAAAGTGTGTTAACGTCTTGATTAAGGATTTGCTGCAGTTGGACTAAAGAACAAAACTGTTTGGTTTAAATGTACCATCTAATAGCAGTAATTAATAATACTCCAGACTGtagccaaacaaacacaaatgcgAGTCCATTGTTGTCCAGGAAAAGCAGCCAAATCCAGCACAGTAGGTTCAGTACTTGAAAGGACACAATGCTGGGGTCATGCCGGATGCCCAGCGTTGGCGCAAAGCCTGCTGGGACCGAGCCATATCAATGAAGCATACCAGACCTGCTCTGTCTGCAGTGCCAACAGTGCTCATACCTTTTATAACTTGATAGAATTATTCTATCATAAATCATCATTCATTTTTGTTCTCTTATTTTTGAATTAGTTTTCAGTACAGGATTCTGAcagtatattttaatgaatgagaagaattcagaatttttttttaagtgaataatCCAGTTATCAACAAGGGAAAGCCATGTCACAACAGTGAACATCTCCATTACTGCTGAAATGCAATCAGTGGCCTACAGAAAATTAGATTTATGTAATGTCTCTTGTATACAGGTTCAGAAGCAATAACATATGACAAAGAACAACTGATGGATTAgagacatttcttttttcttatgtTGCACTATAACAAATTAAATCTTGATATTTCTATTGCAATTACATTAGCGCTTTCATACATTGATCTGAGTTTATGCTGAGAAATTATATTgtctttagctgttttttttttattataaacattttggcTGTCATACtcttacattcattcatttttcattcattcaccaTTGAAACTGAGATCTAGACCACAGTAGGACATTTGAAATGCAGTCTTTACCATTGAACAGATTGGCTACTGGGAGGTGTATGATGGTTCAGCAATCAGAGAACTGGAAGGCTCCTTGTCTGGAGCTATAAATGGCATGCACATTTCTGAGGACGGAAAATATTTTGTGACTGGTAGGTACCTTTAGTGTCTTTTCACATACAGAGTTATTTCACTGAGTCATCCTTCTGTCATATGGCAGATGTAACAATAACGACAGGTGGcacaataaacaatataaacagaAGTATATATTACTGTGGCGAAAAAGCATAATTCGCAAAACAGTTGGATAAATGTCTGCTCACCAGGTCTAAATAAACACTTGCAGAATTCAAACTGATCCAAGCAGTTATTTTTAAacgagtttcacagtttgagttgatgAAGTGCTAATctaacatttctgtttttactgcatgTTCATGCCGCTTTCTGCAGTTAGAATGCTAACCATCAAATCTCTCTTTTAGGGGGAGATGACAAATTACTGAAGCTCTGGCACTATTCTGATGGTGAAGTGACCCATGTTGGCGTCGGGCACAGTGGAAGCATCACAAATGTGAGGATCTGTCCCAACAGCAGATGCATTGTCAGCACCAGTGCTGATGGAGCTATCCTAAGGTGGAGATATCCACAAACCCTAAACCGTGAATAAGAATATCTAATGCAGTTCAGATATGATAGTAGTTCAGATATACACTTACATTGCATTGCATTCCTTCTTCTTACAAATAATTGTATTGCAAATTAGGTTATGAAATCTTGTGAGATTTAAAGGTACCATTAAACAGTCCAATTCCagtcattttattgaaataaagcagCCTAGAGCCCCAGTTTCGGAGGACTATTGTGAACTGCACTGTCAGCTAATATATCACCTGAGAATCTCCAGAGAGCCGGCGGGGGAGGTTTAGAGAAGTACAGCACGGCGTGAACCCAGCATCGGGATGTGCCTGTCCCAAATTTCCTCTCACCTCTGAGGAACATCCTCAATAATGAATATCTTAACCCCTAACAGTAAGGATATTCGGCcacatatattttcaaaaaaggGTTTCTGAGCTGATTTTATTTAGTATGCCCTAGACCACAGATAACAGAGATCTGATGACCTTGTTTGTTGCTGATATAAAGACATAAAATAAAGTCAGTAGGCTATCCAATCAAATTTCAGCTTGGTCATATAAACTGTATCTATCTGTCTTGAAGGTAAGGTGtgtgaaaacaaaaaagaaaaacagatacctatcagaggataaacctgTACAGGGTGTCTGATAAAACAAGAAACAGGGTGAgggtgttaataaaaataaataaatactagttGGTACTATACAGGTTAAGTGCTGAGTTTACTCTTTATTCTTTATCTGATCTC
This genomic stretch from Carassius gibelio isolate Cgi1373 ecotype wild population from Czech Republic chromosome B6, carGib1.2-hapl.c, whole genome shotgun sequence harbors:
- the cfap52 gene encoding cilia- and flagella-associated protein 52; translated protein: MAEDAQEVPQIALEAVIGFNGHVFSGLKVHPDKEHIIYPLGCTVIIKSLRSGKQTFLHGHTNNVSCISVSKSGRYIASGQVTFMGFKADIIIWDYEKKEIYARLVLHKARVEDLSFSPNDKYLVSLGGQDDASIVVWNIGSKEAICGSPASAQSAGHCLTIEYTNLNDEIFVSAGNGTLRVWELDLANRKIRPTECQTGQLKRIVKCLEIPNDDNYFYCGTSSGDILKVNLKTRLLNSCGPVKQKFSKGVNTLKVLKTGDLLVGSGDGVLSLCSGGNFKTIKSVQLEGGVTSVTLRGDGQQFYVGTEAAQIYSLGYIDFKPELIATNHNSAVKDVAFPFGTSELFATCSQNDIRVWHTDSSKELLRIMVPNITCNALGFMKDGRSIFSAWNDGKIRVFTPESGKLKLIIHNAHSMGVTAIAATNDCKRIVSGGGEGQVRVWEIFQDSYRLVEIMKEHKATVNCIKIKSNDKECVTASSDGACIIWDLVRFVRNQMVLSNTLFSVVCYHPEEFQIITSGTDRKIGYWEVYDGSAIRELEGSLSGAINGMHISEDGKYFVTGGDDKLLKLWHYSDGEVTHVGVGHSGSITNVRICPNSRCIVSTSADGAILRWRYPQTLNRE